AAGCCACCAGACCGGCTGGACGGGCCTCGTGGCGGTGATGGACCCGTTGTGTAAGATCCATTAACGGGGCTACTCCGCCTTCGCAGGATCCACTAACACCGGCAGCCACACCCTGAACCGTGAGGCCTCGCTTTGCGTATTACCCGCCGATGCGTAGTCGCACAACGTGAGCGTAGTGGTGCCGGAACCGCCTTCCTTATAAGATTCCATTATAAATGGCGCTTTCAACTGTAGCCAGGTAGCGCCGCGTACGGGCGTCAGATCAACGTATCCCTGTTTATTGACTACAGGTGTTACCGGCATGCTGTTGTCCGGTCCGCCGAGGCGCGCATCGCGTGTGAGTACGATGGGGCCGCGGGTGATGGCAATATGGTGGTTTTGCCGGTGCAGGCGTCCACGCATATCGAGTGTAAGCTTCAATTGATCGCCAGGTTGCCACGTGCGGTCGATGCTGACGTATTCACCCGCTTTGATAGCCTGAACCGGCTCGCCGTTTACGGTGAGAGTGCTCTGGCTACTCCATGCAGGGATGCGCAGTTTGATAGGGAAACGTGTGGCTTTACGCGGCTTCACCGTAATCGTGATAGTGCTGTCGGCCGGGTAGGTCGTTTGTTGTGTGATAGTGGTGTTGTTTACTTCATAGCTGCCCGGCAGGTAAAAGTTGATGCGCGCACCGCTGCCTTCCGTCATGACCGCGGTGGAGGGCAGGGTAAACAATCCGCGCGGACCACTGGCCACACAGCAATTGATACCCATGTGGCATTGCTCACTGCCTTCCATTCGTAAGCCGGCTAAGGGTGTATACTTAGCCCAGTCGCTGCCGTCGGCGGACATAGCGCCTAATAATGCATTATAGAAACTGATCTCGATAGCATCCGCGTATTTGGCGTCGCCGGTGAGGCGTAACAGTTGTTGGCTTAGTTTGATCCAGGTGGCTGTTACACAAGTTTCCTGGTAATGTTTCATGGGCAGCGTTTGCCGCGCCGCGCCACCAAACCAGCACTCCATCGCCGATCCCGAGCCGGCAATGTTAATTTCCGTCTGTCGGATGTTTTCCCAGGTTAGTGCTACGGCCTGGCGGTATCGTGCGTTGCCGGTAATACGGTACAGCTCCAGCAATCCTTCGTAACATGACATCATCTCGTACGCCTTTTGTCCCTGGTCCCACCCAAACCATTTACCAGGCCCCGGCTGCGGCCAGCGTTGCGCTACGTTCACAGTGCTTTTGCCGATCAGCTGTGGGCCTTCGGGTTGTTCCCATTGTTGTACGATCGTCTCGGCGAAATCCAGGTACTTTTGTTGTTTGGTGCGTTGATATAATAAGACGATGGGTTCTAATACGGACGTAGCGGCCATACCACGATGGTTGCCTGCTTTTACGAGCAACATGTTCCGCTCCTGCAGCTCCTTCACCAGGTGGTCCGCGGCGCGACCGGCAGCATGCAGGGCGGCCTTATTGCCGGTGAGGTCGTACCAGGAGAGGAGCCCGAGCATACAGTACTTGCGTCCCCAAACATCCCACTGCTGCAGGTGTTTGTCGGGGGCATAGTTGCCGATGTAGCCGTCCGCGGACTGGCTTGCCAGTAAGCCTGCTACGGCTTTATCCAGCAGGGCTTTCAGCTTCGGTTCCGGGCGATAGCGATAGGCCAGCACGGCGGACGTAAACCATTTACCCCAAAACTCGCTCTGCCAGCAACGGTCTTCGTGCCGGTCGTTAAATGGCGCAATCAGTTTGTCAACGTCCTGGGCGAGGATGCGATGCTCGTAGGCAGCGTTCAGCCGTTCGGCAGGGTAACCTTCAAGGTGTTGCCTGTAAACCGGGGCCAGTACGTCCTTCGGTGCCTGCGCTTGTACAGCGCACGGGAATAATAGGATCAGGAGGAAGCGATGCATGAACGTGGATTTGTGGAGAGAGTAAGATAGGGAAAAATGCTTGGAAGCGAATACTAGCGCGAATGTTT
This genomic interval from Chitinophaga horti contains the following:
- a CDS encoding glycoside hydrolase family 127 protein gives rise to the protein MHRFLLILLFPCAVQAQAPKDVLAPVYRQHLEGYPAERLNAAYEHRILAQDVDKLIAPFNDRHEDRCWQSEFWGKWFTSAVLAYRYRPEPKLKALLDKAVAGLLASQSADGYIGNYAPDKHLQQWDVWGRKYCMLGLLSWYDLTGNKAALHAAGRAADHLVKELQERNMLLVKAGNHRGMAATSVLEPIVLLYQRTKQQKYLDFAETIVQQWEQPEGPQLIGKSTVNVAQRWPQPGPGKWFGWDQGQKAYEMMSCYEGLLELYRITGNARYRQAVALTWENIRQTEINIAGSGSAMECWFGGAARQTLPMKHYQETCVTATWIKLSQQLLRLTGDAKYADAIEISFYNALLGAMSADGSDWAKYTPLAGLRMEGSEQCHMGINCCVASGPRGLFTLPSTAVMTEGSGARINFYLPGSYEVNNTTITQQTTYPADSTITITVKPRKATRFPIKLRIPAWSSQSTLTVNGEPVQAIKAGEYVSIDRTWQPGDQLKLTLDMRGRLHRQNHHIAITRGPIVLTRDARLGGPDNSMPVTPVVNKQGYVDLTPVRGATWLQLKAPFIMESYKEGGSGTTTLTLCDYASAGNTQSEASRFRVWLPVLVDPAKAE